Within the Tessaracoccus flavescens genome, the region CGTCCGAGCAGCGACGCCAGGAGGCCATCGCCGCCAACCAGGATCCCGAGGATGTCGATGGCGACGACCCGCGCGTGATGCCCCCGCTGCAGGTCGGCGCGACCGTCGGACTCATCCTCTTCGGCATCGCGCTGACGGTGTTCGCCGGCCCTCTCTACGAGTACGCCCACGCGGCGGCCGAGACGCTGCGCGACGGGACGGTCGTCTCGATCGTCCTCCCGGAGGGACTGCGATGAGACAGAAGAAGAGCGCGGTCGTCGCGCGGTTCCGGTTCCGTCCCCTCTCCATCCTCGGCATGACGGCCGTCTGGATCATCCTGTGGGGCTCGATCTCGCCGATGGTGATCCTCTCCGGCGTGCTGCTCGGCTGGGTGATCGGCATCGTGTTCCCGCTGCCCCCCATGCACTGGGAGGGCCGCTTCCGGCCGCTCGGCTTCCTCAACCTCGTGTGGCACCTGATCCACGATCTGGTGGTCTCGTCGTTCAGGATGATCCGGCTGGCCTTCGCGAAGAAGGTCGACCTCAATGCAGGCATCGTCCGGGTCGATCTCGACAGCGACAACGACCTCTACCAGGTGCAGGTGGCCGAACTCATCTCGCTCGTGCCGGGCACCGTCGTCGTCGAGGTGGTCCGCCATCCGCGGCGCCTCTACCTGCACGCGATCGACCTGATCGGCCCCGACCCGGTCGAACGGGTGCAGCGGATGGCCCACGACATCGAGCTGCGCGTCGTCAAGGCGTTCGGCTCCAAGCAGGAACTGGCCGACTATCTCGAGCA harbors:
- a CDS encoding Na+/H+ antiporter subunit E — its product is MRQKKSAVVARFRFRPLSILGMTAVWIILWGSISPMVILSGVLLGWVIGIVFPLPPMHWEGRFRPLGFLNLVWHLIHDLVVSSFRMIRLAFAKKVDLNAGIVRVDLDSDNDLYQVQVAELISLVPGTVVVEVVRHPRRLYLHAIDLIGPDPVERVQRMAHDIELRVVKAFGSKQELADYLEHRANSETEPATLEELPEMEVEES